Genomic segment of Malus domestica chromosome 15, GDT2T_hap1:
TTTCATGGAAttcatgtcttttgtttctTTACCCACTTAGGTTGTTATCATTCATTAACATGTCAACTGCATGTCTGTAATGTACTCCAGGATCCACCTGGCCATTCAAGGTCCTTTTCCTCATCAGCATCCTTCCAGTGACTGAGACTCGGTATCCATTGaattaggattctctcccctcttattctcatcttctctctcctctcttctcacactttgttttttatcttattatttctatgaaaaaaatcaaaataagatgTTGATGTGGTTTAATCGTAACCGTTCAAGTAAGAGGAGAGGAAAggggagagagattaggaggggaAAGAATCCTCATTTCCAATTACCCAAGGCATATCAAAGCTCAATTACAACTTAAACAAAAGATTTGAGttttgaaatatatacaaaGGGGAACAAATGTTCTCCTGCAAAAAGTAAACAAATGAAAAAATCTTTAGAAGGATATTATCCTGTTTCTATCTCTATATATTTCATGAGGAGCAAACCCTTCTCACTCCCACAAGCATTTGCATATAGCCGATTTGccaaaaaccaagaaaaatttaTCGTTGTTGATCTCTCCGGCACTGGTTAGTAATATTTGTGTGTACCTACAGATCTAACATATCGACCACGATATCAACAACACTATCAATAGATACCAACTCTTGATATGTCGTAACACCTGTTGACATTATGTAGATATCGTTGTCGTTATGTTATTGACATGTCATCGATATGCTCCTACGATACTGTGTGCGGGGATCTTCCACAACTCTCCAAGACAATCTCAAACAAATCAGCTTCAGATTCCTCATCAAACTCCAGTTCatggttagggttttggttgcCCTTGGTTGTGCACCTGTTGAGCCACTGGGAGTCAATTCTATCCATGGAGAAGAGCTCCATGCTATCTTCATAGAATGCAGCAGCGGAGGATCTCACAAGAGGGCCCCCAAAGCAAGGGTTAGCTGTCCTCTGAGCATTGGCGGGGGCATACTTGAAGGCACTTTGACCAAGGTTGACCAGGACTGTAATGTCAGTGTTTGCTGCTAGGGTTGGATACAGAGGAGTGCTGAATTCCTCTGATTGGCAGTGGATCACGTGCACCAGCTCTGATTCCACAGTGAAGTATACCTTCTTTTGTTTGGGATCAAAACCACATCCAATCACTCTGTCTCTTTTTCCCCATGTTGCTTTTTCAGATTCAAACACAAGTTTCATCCCTGAAAAAATAAATCCAAGTTAAAAAAATGAATCACACAATgttctaaaaaatttaaaattttgaagtaAACTGCAGAAATTGTGGGTGTAGGAAGGTATAGTGTTGTAACAAACACCAAATACTTAATAATCTATTCTTTGTTTTAATAATTGTTTGGCTCATTACACGTAAGGAAGCTGTCACCTTTTTACTGTTAATTAGTCTGATATACATACAAAGATATTTCATTAAAACAAGgatatttcattaaaaaaaaaaagagacctTACATACATACTCaacattttaatttgtttactGTGATGAGCGACTCCTTACACGTAAAAAgccaagtttttttatttattaagtttTAGCAACCACTCTAAACCTACTTCAGATAGAACAAGGATATGGCAGCATGTAATGGGTCCATACTGACATTAATTTCCAAATTTACAATTCATGAGACACTGCTGTCACAGATTCTTTAGGTGagatatttgatttattgttGGTTTGCCactttttccctttctttctttttgtgccaaaaaataacacaaaactaGAAACCTCGTGATTTCAACAGTCCTCTCGGTCTTTTTCGGACCTCACTAGCGtgcataaaaaatcgtaaagtATTCAGTTTGGAATGCAGCAGATAAAACATGAATGTTAAAATCGCTACCTCGATAATTTGCATACTCATACCTTTTGACCTAGCTAGGACAATGCATAATGCAAGAATACAGTAAAATTAgtgaaaaagaagagagaaattcAAGAATTACCATCGAGATGGACAGAGCCATTGGAGCCGAATCCGATGCTTCCCGGATAACTCCCGGGAAGTTTGAGCGGAAGAGCGCCGCCGACGGAGAGTCCAACAGATAGCAACACAGCTTCATTTTTACCATGATGAATATCATCCTTAACACTGAGCTTCAACTCCTCAATTCTTCTAATACTCTGACTACTACTACTTACATGAACCAAAGAATCTGAACTCGGATTCTCTTCGTAGCTCTTCTGAATCAATTTAATCTTCTCTCCTTCCTTGACAATCGACTGACTCATTTCATCACCGCCGCGCGGACTCAAAATCGTGATCTCGAAATAAGCTTCTTGCGGGAAGGAATTGTTTCCGAGAGCAGGGCCTGGCAGAGGCAGCGCAGTTTTTATCACAGAGGCAGCAGAAGCAGCAGTGCCTAATGAATTTGACACTTTTTTCGACCCCGGATTGAGTCGAACTTTCTGCATGAAATCTGCTGATCCCTGACATACTTCCCAGCTTATCTCCGGCTGTGCATCCCTAACTCTCTGATCGCCGGCCGCGCACATCCCCAAAAGTCTCGACCTTGTCGAACCAGAAGACTGATAATTTGTGAAGCCGAATCGTGACCACCCATTCTCGACGGCGTCGGTGACGAACGTCGGATTATTGCCCCAGCTGAACAGCGGCTTCCCGGAAACCCCACGGCCGTAATAGTTGTTTCCGGTCGACATGCTTTTGCTTGGTTGTTGGTGGCGATGAAGCTTTGGAATCCCATCTTGCAAACTCTCTGTCCTAACAACCGTCGTCGCTGCCGCCGTTGTCATCGTGCCACCGCTGCCAGCATTTTGTTTACGCTTCTTGTAACAATTCCATCGCCATAAAACCATCACAACAACGACCGCAGCAACCCCTACGCAGACTGCAACCGCCGCGGCATGCTTCCAACCGAACATGTTTTCAATCTTCTCTCAAATGGGCTAACGagaatttttgtgtttttgattaGGGAGGAGAGGTTTGAAGAATTAAGCGGAGGAGCGCGGAAGGGAGAGGGCGTGGACTAAGAATGGTTCAAGAAAGGCAGggagaaggaggagaagaaaCAGAAGAAAGTAATGTGGGCATCGCATGTGTGATTGTGTGGTACGAGTCCTGAGAGATGGGCTAAACGTTTTTTCAAAGGCAgagacttttattttttattcattagTTTGGTGTGTGAACCGACAGCCCTTCGTCATTTAAAAAACGCGTTGGTTGTAtttattgtgtttttgtttttttgtttttcttagaGGTTGAGACACATGAGAGAACATATTTTGAGAGAAGATCGAATATGAAAAtgtaaagagtaaattgtagtaatgattcttcaactaaaaatttattatcaTTGGTTCCTTAACTAATCAAAATGtatagctatggtcattttcgttaacttcatcaaaattttgtcaaaatgaattatgttggaatgacaattgttacaattggattaaagtttgagggaccattgctccaattgagttaaagtttaTGAACCATTTCTCctgttggattaaagttgagggaccaacgataatgaatttttagttgaaagacCATaattgcacgttttgatgagttgagggaccaatggtaattgattttttgttgagagaccattgctccaattgagttagagttaaaggaccattgctacaatttactcaaatgTAAATGTATGGGTAATTGGGTActtgtgttttctttttcttgtttggtgcaGTAAAACTTCTATAAAGTCATAAGTTCAGACCAaactagttttataactttaaaAATGTTATTATATTGTCACTTAGTaatacggtctagtggtattcctctttatttgtaagtaagaggttttaggttcaatttttttcaaaagcaaagttgaaccacattattatgacaAGCCTATTGTAAGGTTTAGCTCACTCCCCTACCCCCTTAGACcatgaagaaaatatatttcTGGGCTAGATTCCCTTCAGAATTTAAGATTGGCTTAAATTATTTTTGACCCATCAAAATGTCatatttcaaactttttttttgtttttacttatAATCTAACGGTTATGATCAAATGAGATCAAgtctaatggtaaaaaaagaTTTGATAGTCCAAAATTAAATCTTacgtctaaaataatttaagaaaatgatttaaatcaaatttaacttaaaaaattataaatacctatgtatttgtatgatttttaattatttatccgaatttaaatatttttaaattaaaatattcataaaataaaCTAGGATAGTCtgcataaattttattttcaaaaaagttaccgaaaaaaaaggctaaaatcattatttaataatcttgTGCTAAAAGTTTAAGCCataagatcatctccaaccttTTGGGATAAAGCTTAAAAATTTAAGCCAGACAATTTTAAGCCATAACTCAAAAACTGTTTTTCTCTTCCAACCTTTATAGCATAAAATTTTAGGccgagattattaaataatggttttagcctaattttttttcagtaactttttttttttaaataaaacttatgtagattatcctaatttatttttatgaacattttaatataaaaatatttaaatttcgataagtaattaaaaatcatacaaatacataggtatttataaattcttaagttaaatttgatttaaataattttcttaaattattttagacgttatatttaattttggaccatcaaatctttttttttgttaccattagatttgatcTCATTTGATCATAGACATtagattataagtaaaaaacaaaaaatagttAGAAATATGACAGTTTTGTGGATCCAGAATAATTTAAGCCAAACTTAAAATTCTGAGGGGAATCTTGCCCAATGATATATTTTTCTCCCAAAAGTTTATTTTAGCCCAATGGTTAGAGATGGTTTGTGAGGGTTTTAAAGcttatattttaagttttattccatgggttggagatggttCAAGGGTTGGAGGAGAAAAGCATTGTCTGGGTTATGGATTGAAATTTTATGGCTTAAATTTTTAAGCTTTatccccaagggttggagatgttCTTAATGAATGTTGTATTTACTAAATTTATTGACTTATTTATCCTTAATGAATGTTGTATTTACTAATTAGAAATCTTGAGGATGACAATtatgaaaatatcaaaattttcgTGCCAAGAAGCTATAAACATGCTTGAGAGATTATAAACATTGTGGCTTCAACAAGAGGGTGTCCATGTTGATGAAGTATTATGTACCTGCAAGCTTAAAGATGTGATATCAAATATAAAAACTAAAGTATTGTCGCAAACAACTTTAGAGAAATATTTTAGTTCATCCTAAACTTTTATTTGTGATATTGCATATTTTTGTACTCGTCGATAACTAATACTATGTGAATGTGTGTTTTCTTAAGATGGTCCTAAGTTGGGGACTGAATTTTTTTATGACTTTAGAGATGTTATTCTTTGTAAAGTATTACTTTAGAAAAGTTTTACTGTATTTGGATAATGAGAGGGTAAATTGAGTTTTTGGGTACCTGATGGTCTGAGGCTGGTAAAGCTGAAAAAGAATGAAACTGTAGAAATATGTAGCAGTTAGGTGGTTATTTTTCGAATGGCAGTTAATTTGATTTTACGACCTTTATGCTTAGCAGAGCTACAAAATATGCTTTATCCCGATGATCAAAAGTTAAGCCACCTTCAAACCTTCAAAAGTCTTAAACCAAAATCTAAAGGGTAATTATCCATGTGGTGTGGGGGATAAGGCGAGACAGAATCCCTAAGATGGAGGAATATGGTAAAGAAAAAAAGATCCTCTTtgaaaaatcaaactttcaAGTCTTGTTTTTCTCTTACTCATGGGACTGGAAAATATGGTGGTTCTTAATTTTCATAAATTCTTTTTCATGGTCCGATAAAATAGTATCTGCCTAATTAGGAACCAAATCCCACTAATTAATTCCCTTGCAATAATGGTATTCTTAccatatttttgtatcacaattGTATACCACTTTAGGTGACATCTGATATAGACAACCACATCATCTAAATTAATTAgcatttaatttcaaaatgttaatcaataattaataaaaagattgttaattaaatgatgattgtggtatacgaggagtTTCCTTCTTCCAcattatttaagtgttttaattaataaaaaagattgaaattaaatgatgtagCTTGACCAACTCATTTGCCACCTAAGATGATAaaaaaatgtggtataaaattgggaaaatttgaaatatgtCCAATTGTATAGGCCtacttttgaaataggtccaatttttagtgacttttgacttttgaaatatgtccaatttttagtgacttttgaattttgaaataggtccaatttttaattactttagacCCATATCAAAATACCCCTATAAAATTATGgtaagaataacattactatttccttttcatt
This window contains:
- the LOC103455946 gene encoding uncharacterized protein, whose product is MFGWKHAAAVAVCVGVAAVVVVMVLWRWNCYKKRKQNAGSGGTMTTAAATTVVRTESLQDGIPKLHRHQQPSKSMSTGNNYYGRGVSGKPLFSWGNNPTFVTDAVENGWSRFGFTNYQSSGSTRSRLLGMCAAGDQRVRDAQPEISWEVCQGSADFMQKVRLNPGSKKVSNSLGTAASAASVIKTALPLPGPALGNNSFPQEAYFEITILSPRGGDEMSQSIVKEGEKIKLIQKSYEENPSSDSLVHVSSSSQSIRRIEELKLSVKDDIHHGKNEAVLLSVGLSVGGALPLKLPGSYPGSIGFGSNGSVHLDGMKLVFESEKATWGKRDRVIGCGFDPKQKKVYFTVESELVHVIHCQSEEFSTPLYPTLAANTDITVLVNLGQSAFKYAPANAQRTANPCFGGPLVRSSAAAFYEDSMELFSMDRIDSQWLNRCTTKGNQNPNHELEFDEESEADLFEIVLESCGRSPHTVS